The proteins below are encoded in one region of Paenibacillus sp. YYML68:
- a CDS encoding YxcD family protein, whose protein sequence is MKLNEQDIINAVCLNVAERKLIQPAQVEVELLWDEDNGFSAEVTAEGRSQFIIAANLQEAIERYLFSHHNLRVFRDQIQLELEDEIVAYIHT, encoded by the coding sequence ATGAAGCTCAATGAACAAGATATTATTAACGCGGTGTGCTTGAACGTCGCAGAGCGCAAGCTGATTCAGCCTGCACAGGTCGAGGTCGAGCTGCTGTGGGATGAAGATAACGGCTTCTCTGCAGAGGTAACGGCCGAAGGACGCAGCCAGTTCATTATCGCAGCGAACCTGCAGGAGGCGATCGAGCGATACTTGTTCAGCCATCACAATCTTCGCGTGTTCCGTGATCAGATTCAGCTTGAGCTGGAGGATGAGATCGTAGCTTATATTCACACTTGA
- a CDS encoding DUF309 domain-containing protein codes for MVLYPEALIRYYRYFHIDRDYFECHEVLEEYWKEHPDDPNKEAYVTLIQVAVASYHERRGNKAGAVKMFRSALSRLQTANLGPLGLDTEALKQLLESRLEGLTSIGIQAATEAFQDLNLPLVDDALLRQCQLHLDDIARWGRSSDHSDSYLLNKHTLRDRSEVIEERQRQQQIRQSGRG; via the coding sequence ATGGTTCTGTATCCAGAAGCACTCATTCGCTATTATCGGTATTTCCATATTGATCGCGATTACTTCGAATGTCATGAGGTGCTGGAGGAGTATTGGAAGGAGCATCCCGACGATCCGAACAAGGAAGCGTATGTCACGTTGATCCAAGTCGCTGTAGCGTCTTATCATGAGCGGAGAGGGAATAAGGCAGGTGCGGTCAAGATGTTCCGATCGGCACTCAGTCGTCTGCAGACGGCCAATCTGGGGCCACTAGGACTTGATACGGAGGCGTTGAAGCAGCTGCTGGAGTCTAGGCTCGAAGGGCTGACCTCTATTGGCATTCAGGCTGCGACAGAAGCCTTCCAGGACTTGAACCTGCCGCTCGTCGATGATGCGCTCCTCCGGCAGTGTCAGCTTCATCTGGACGATATAGCGCGTTGGGGGAGGTCGAGCGATCATAGTGATTCGTATTTGCTGAACAAGCATACGCTGCGCGACCGAAGCGAAGTGATCGAGGAACGTCAACGGCAGCAACAAATCAGACAGTCTGGACGCGGGTAG
- a CDS encoding carbonic anhydrase: protein MNETLKHVLAYNESFVEQHKYEPFKTSKFPDKKMVILTCMDTRLIELLPSSMNLKNGDVKIIKAAGAIVKAPFGGIMRSILVAIYELGAEEVFVIGHYDCGMASVNTERVKEKIVARGISEETIQTLEYSGISLEKWLEGFNDVKESVRSSVNLIRNHPLIPDVPVHGLVIDPETGRLDVVVEG, encoded by the coding sequence ATGAATGAAACCTTGAAGCATGTGTTGGCGTATAATGAGAGCTTTGTCGAGCAGCACAAGTATGAGCCGTTCAAGACGTCCAAGTTCCCGGACAAGAAGATGGTTATTCTGACCTGCATGGACACACGTCTTATTGAATTGCTCCCATCGAGCATGAACTTGAAGAACGGTGATGTTAAGATCATCAAGGCAGCCGGTGCAATTGTCAAGGCGCCGTTCGGTGGCATTATGCGCAGCATCCTTGTCGCGATCTACGAGCTCGGCGCTGAAGAGGTGTTCGTCATCGGACATTATGACTGCGGCATGGCCAGCGTGAACACGGAGCGAGTGAAGGAGAAGATTGTGGCGCGGGGCATCAGCGAGGAGACGATTCAGACGCTCGAATATTCGGGCATCAGTCTGGAGAAATGGCTCGAAGGCTTCAACGATGTCAAGGAGAGCGTGCGCAGCAGCGTGAACTTGATCCGCAACCACCCGCTCATCCCTGACGTCCCGGTTCATGGACTTGTCATCGATCCAGAGACAGGCCGTCTCGACGTAGTAGTCGAAGGCTAG
- a CDS encoding iron-sulfur cluster biosynthesis family protein: MFIQFTEDAVQAIRERIGERAGRLKLVYDNEGCGCAVSGVPALWIIEAATAHDFQLQAEPLDVWMDNKHEVFFEEKMTVERSTKNDRCFILKSSGQIYNSYMHVIDKRG, translated from the coding sequence ATGTTCATACAATTTACAGAGGATGCGGTTCAAGCGATCCGGGAACGAATCGGCGAGCGTGCCGGACGGCTCAAGCTTGTCTATGATAATGAAGGGTGCGGCTGTGCGGTGAGCGGCGTACCTGCGCTCTGGATCATCGAGGCAGCGACCGCGCACGACTTTCAGCTACAGGCCGAGCCGCTCGACGTATGGATGGACAACAAGCACGAGGTGTTCTTCGAGGAGAAGATGACGGTGGAGCGCAGCACGAAAAATGACCGCTGCTTCATCCTGAAGAGCAGCGGTCAAATCTATAACAGCTATATGCACGTAATCGATAAACGCGGGTAA
- a CDS encoding carboxypeptidase M32, producing the protein MATEQWETKWTSFKQYLKKMKSYEEAIGLIYWDMRTGAPKKGLGARSEVVGELSGELFKLSVSDEMAAYIDYFTETEHAARLSDIDRRIVAECRKELDRSRKIPPARYQEYVVLTSQSESAWEEAKEKSDFDSFRPYLEKIVAMNLEFIELWGYEGHKYNTLLDMYEPGMTVSKLDQVFGALREQVVPLLSDIQSSPHRPDTSFLRQSFDKEKQKRFSLFILEQMGYDFEAGRLDETVHPFATGLNPGDVRITTRYLLDDVNSALFGTIHEGGHALYEQNISMELLGTPLCTGTSMGIHESQSRFWENTIGRSRPFWSRYFRDVQQHYPGQFDQVTAESFYLATNEVKPSLIRIEADELTYNLHIMIRYELEKALFDGSLQVADLPSAWNEKYREYLGVTPSTNGEGVLQDVHWSAGLFGYFPSYALGNMYAAQIARTLDRELGGMDTLVAEGRLLPIKEWLADRIYRHGKSLTPAEIIQRVTGEELNPAYLVDYLRAKYSDIYKL; encoded by the coding sequence ATGGCTACCGAGCAATGGGAAACGAAATGGACCTCGTTCAAGCAATATTTGAAGAAGATGAAGAGCTATGAGGAAGCGATCGGGCTCATCTATTGGGATATGCGCACCGGGGCGCCGAAGAAGGGACTTGGTGCCCGTTCTGAGGTGGTTGGCGAGCTGTCGGGCGAGCTGTTCAAGCTGTCGGTGTCTGACGAGATGGCTGCCTATATTGATTATTTCACGGAGACTGAGCATGCGGCTCGCTTGAGCGATATCGACCGCCGGATCGTAGCGGAATGCCGCAAGGAGCTTGACCGCAGTCGCAAAATTCCTCCCGCCCGTTACCAGGAGTACGTCGTGCTGACGTCGCAATCCGAATCGGCTTGGGAGGAGGCGAAGGAGAAGTCAGACTTCGATTCGTTCCGTCCATATCTAGAGAAGATCGTGGCGATGAATCTGGAATTCATCGAGCTGTGGGGCTATGAAGGGCACAAGTACAACACGCTGCTTGACATGTACGAGCCAGGCATGACCGTGAGTAAGCTCGATCAAGTGTTCGGCGCGCTGCGGGAGCAGGTCGTCCCACTGCTGTCCGACATACAGTCTTCACCTCATCGGCCGGATACGAGCTTCCTGAGGCAGTCGTTCGATAAGGAGAAGCAGAAGCGGTTCAGCCTGTTCATCCTCGAGCAGATGGGCTACGACTTCGAGGCGGGAAGGCTCGACGAGACTGTACATCCGTTCGCGACAGGACTCAATCCGGGAGATGTGCGCATTACGACGCGTTACTTGCTCGACGATGTGAACAGCGCCTTGTTCGGCACGATTCACGAGGGTGGACATGCGCTGTATGAGCAGAACATCTCGATGGAGCTGCTCGGCACGCCGCTGTGCACCGGTACGTCGATGGGCATTCACGAGTCACAGTCCCGCTTCTGGGAAAATACGATCGGACGCAGCCGTCCGTTCTGGAGCCGTTACTTCCGCGATGTGCAGCAGCATTATCCCGGCCAGTTCGATCAGGTGACGGCGGAGTCGTTCTATCTCGCGACGAACGAGGTGAAGCCATCGCTCATTCGCATCGAGGCCGATGAGCTTACGTATAATCTGCACATCATGATCCGCTATGAGCTGGAGAAGGCGCTGTTCGACGGCTCCCTTCAAGTGGCGGACCTGCCGTCCGCATGGAATGAGAAGTACCGCGAGTACTTAGGCGTGACACCTTCAACGAATGGCGAAGGTGTGCTGCAGGATGTGCACTGGTCAGCAGGATTATTTGGATATTTCCCATCGTACGCGCTAGGCAACATGTACGCAGCTCAGATCGCAAGGACGCTCGACCGGGAGCTCGGCGGCATGGATACGCTTGTGGCGGAGGGCCGACTGCTGCCGATTAAGGAGTGGCTCGCAGACCGCATCTACAGGCACGGTAAGAGCTTAACGCCAGCTGAGATTATTCAGCGTGTGACCGGCGAGGAGCTGAACCCGGCATATCTCGTTGATTATTTGCGGGCCAAGTACAGTGACATCTATAAGTTGTAG
- a CDS encoding peptide-methionine (S)-S-oxide reductase: protein MSIHTITLGMGCFWSPDALFGSLPGVVRTCTGYAGGTTAGPTYRSMGDHTEMVEVVYDEAQLTLERILDVFWSHHSPLNINDYKGRQYQSILLYRDSEQLERIEAALEAIERREGTRPATDVMPLLSFTPAEERHQKYYLKRYPDAVGKLRSLYRDEAALTESTVAARLNGLAKGYTNLTAITDEIRGWVIDESERERLLQLVRSIKW from the coding sequence ATGAGTATTCACACGATCACACTCGGCATGGGCTGCTTCTGGAGCCCGGATGCGCTGTTCGGCTCGCTGCCTGGCGTCGTACGGACGTGTACGGGCTATGCGGGTGGGACAACGGCTGGCCCGACCTACAGGAGTATGGGCGACCATACGGAGATGGTGGAGGTTGTATACGACGAGGCACAGCTGACTCTGGAACGGATTCTCGACGTATTCTGGAGTCACCATAGCCCGCTGAACATCAACGACTATAAGGGTCGCCAGTATCAGTCGATACTGCTCTATCGCGATTCGGAGCAACTGGAGCGGATCGAAGCGGCGCTGGAGGCGATAGAGCGACGAGAAGGCACCAGGCCGGCAACGGATGTGATGCCACTCCTCAGCTTCACCCCTGCCGAGGAGCGGCATCAGAAATATTACTTGAAGCGATACCCTGATGCTGTCGGGAAGCTGCGCAGTCTGTATCGAGATGAGGCTGCACTGACCGAGTCGACGGTTGCGGCCCGACTGAACGGGCTGGCGAAGGGCTATACGAATTTGACCGCGATTACCGACGAGATAAGAGGTTGGGTAATCGATGAGTCCGAGCGCGAGAGACTGCTGCAGCTTGTGAGAAGTATCAAATGGTAA
- a CDS encoding ABC transporter substrate-binding protein — protein sequence MKGSRRKGWMAAATAVVLAAAMLVIGCTNGNSDGGLTKVRVGEVTRSIFYAPQYVALERGYFKEQGLEVELTTTFGGDKTMTTLLSGGIDVALVGSETSIYVHQQGSDDPVINFAQLTQTDGTFLVSRQPVAEPFDWSKLKGSVFLGQRKGGMPQMAGEFTLKKHGIDPQQDLQLIQNIDYANIAASFASGTGEYVQLFEPQATVFQNQGKGYIVASFGVESGKLPYTVYMAKKSYLSGNTDTVQKFTNALQKAQLWVQQSSAADIASVIAPFFPDTDMAVIRDVVDRYKTQGSYATDGIVDEAEWNNLQDVMEKAGELKRRSEHGVLVDNRFAEMAKSTVQP from the coding sequence ATGAAGGGGAGCAGACGGAAGGGATGGATGGCGGCAGCAACAGCTGTCGTGCTGGCCGCGGCTATGCTCGTGATAGGCTGCACGAATGGCAATTCCGATGGCGGGCTTACGAAGGTTCGCGTAGGTGAGGTGACGCGCTCGATCTTCTATGCGCCGCAGTATGTCGCATTGGAGCGAGGCTACTTCAAGGAGCAGGGACTCGAGGTCGAGCTGACGACGACGTTCGGCGGCGATAAGACGATGACGACGCTGCTGTCTGGCGGCATCGATGTCGCATTGGTCGGCTCGGAGACGTCGATCTATGTGCATCAGCAGGGCAGCGACGATCCGGTGATCAACTTTGCGCAGCTGACACAGACGGATGGCACCTTCCTCGTATCACGCCAGCCCGTTGCTGAGCCGTTCGATTGGAGCAAGCTGAAGGGCTCTGTGTTCCTCGGACAGCGCAAGGGTGGAATGCCGCAGATGGCGGGCGAATTCACGCTGAAGAAGCACGGCATTGATCCGCAGCAAGATCTGCAGCTCATTCAGAACATTGACTATGCCAATATCGCAGCGTCGTTCGCGTCTGGCACAGGTGAGTACGTCCAGCTGTTCGAGCCGCAGGCTACAGTGTTCCAGAATCAGGGCAAGGGGTACATCGTCGCTTCCTTCGGTGTAGAGAGCGGCAAGCTGCCGTATACGGTGTATATGGCGAAGAAGAGCTACTTGTCGGGCAACACGGATACGGTGCAAAAGTTCACGAACGCGCTGCAAAAGGCGCAGCTGTGGGTGCAGCAGAGCTCGGCTGCCGACATCGCCTCGGTAATCGCGCCGTTCTTCCCGGATACGGATATGGCGGTTATCCGCGATGTCGTTGATCGCTACAAAACGCAAGGCTCCTACGCAACAGACGGCATCGTCGATGAGGCGGAGTGGAACAACCTGCAGGATGTGATGGAGAAGGCGGGCGAGCTGAAGCGTCGCTCCGAGCACGGTGTGCTCGTCGATAACCGATTTGCGGAAATGGCGAAAAGCACAGTACAGCCGTAA
- a CDS encoding ABC transporter ATP-binding protein, which produces MDTAAIELKGVSHVYVNAKGAYAALQAIDLRLEPGEFVSLIGPSGCGKTTVLSLMSGLLTPSVGSVRIDGELIKRPTPKVGYMLQQDYLFPWRTIEENVMLGLELLGRMSEADQSYVRELLAEMGLLAFRKAYPWQLSGGMRQRASLVRTLATRPGILLLDEPFSALDYQTKLQLEGLVVSTLKERGKTAVLVTHDIAEAIAMSDRIIVLQPRPGRVLADVTVPDDIRQADPLSAREKEGFHGLFRSLWSMFEQMEQTEELERKEGEASGETNTEGTP; this is translated from the coding sequence ATGGATACGGCTGCCATAGAGCTGAAGGGCGTGTCGCACGTCTATGTTAACGCGAAGGGTGCTTACGCGGCGCTGCAGGCGATCGACCTGCGGCTTGAGCCCGGTGAATTCGTCAGCTTGATCGGACCGAGCGGCTGCGGGAAGACGACCGTGCTGTCGCTGATGAGCGGCTTGCTGACGCCGAGTGTCGGCTCGGTACGAATTGACGGCGAGCTCATCAAGAGACCGACGCCGAAGGTCGGGTATATGCTTCAGCAGGATTACTTGTTCCCATGGCGGACGATTGAGGAGAACGTCATGCTCGGGCTTGAGCTGCTCGGACGAATGAGTGAAGCGGATCAGAGCTACGTCCGCGAGCTGCTGGCCGAGATGGGGCTGCTTGCCTTCCGCAAAGCGTATCCTTGGCAGCTGTCGGGCGGGATGCGCCAGCGTGCCAGTCTGGTGCGGACGCTGGCGACTAGGCCGGGCATTCTGCTGCTCGACGAGCCGTTCTCAGCGCTCGACTACCAGACGAAGCTGCAGCTGGAGGGGCTCGTCGTCAGCACGCTGAAGGAGCGGGGCAAGACGGCTGTGCTGGTGACGCACGATATTGCCGAGGCGATCGCGATGAGCGACCGTATTATCGTGCTCCAGCCAAGACCGGGTCGTGTGCTGGCTGACGTGACCGTACCCGATGACATTCGTCAAGCCGACCCGTTGTCGGCGAGGGAGAAGGAAGGCTTCCACGGACTGTTTCGCAGTCTGTGGTCGATGTTCGAGCAGATGGAGCAGACCGAAGAGCTGGAGCGGAAGGAGGGTGAAGCAAGTGGAGAGACCAACACTGAAGGAACGCCGTGA
- a CDS encoding ABC transporter permease — MERKRTLYVRLTQLSLLVMFLVMWEAAARLRWIDGLLFSSPSRVGMTIYEKTMDGSLLLHTGVTVWETIVGFLLGTLVGTAVAALLWFSPFLSRVLDPYIVVLNSLPKVALGPLFIVALGPGALSIIATTLSITVIITILVVYNSFREVDPQLVKVVQLFGARRGTIFRKVILPSSYATIVSTLKVNVGLSWVGVIVGEFLVSKQGLGYLIIYGFQVFNFTIVIASVTVIAVAATLMYQAVAFVEGRLVRR, encoded by the coding sequence ATGGAACGCAAGCGAACGCTCTATGTAAGGCTAACTCAGCTGTCTCTGCTCGTCATGTTTCTTGTGATGTGGGAGGCCGCGGCTAGACTGCGCTGGATCGACGGCTTGCTGTTCAGCTCTCCGAGCCGAGTCGGGATGACGATCTATGAGAAGACGATGGACGGCTCGCTCTTGCTGCACACGGGTGTTACCGTGTGGGAGACGATTGTCGGTTTTCTGCTTGGCACCTTGGTCGGTACGGCGGTTGCTGCGCTTCTATGGTTCTCGCCGTTTCTATCCCGCGTGCTGGACCCGTACATCGTCGTGCTGAACAGCTTGCCGAAGGTGGCGCTGGGGCCGTTGTTCATCGTGGCGCTCGGACCGGGGGCGTTATCGATTATCGCGACGACGCTGTCCATCACCGTCATTATAACGATATTGGTTGTGTATAACAGCTTCCGCGAGGTGGACCCGCAGCTCGTGAAGGTCGTGCAGCTGTTCGGCGCAAGACGGGGCACTATTTTTCGTAAGGTCATCCTGCCCTCCTCATACGCGACGATTGTGTCGACCTTGAAGGTGAACGTCGGTCTGTCCTGGGTCGGGGTTATCGTCGGGGAGTTTCTCGTATCGAAGCAGGGGCTTGGGTATTTGATCATTTACGGCTTTCAGGTGTTCAACTTTACGATCGTCATTGCGAGCGTCACGGTCATTGCTGTAGCCGCTACGCTGATGTACCAAGCGGTCGCGTTCGTGGAGGGAAGACTGGTGCGGCGATGA
- a CDS encoding aromatic acid exporter family protein gives MGIRVIKTAIAVMLSIYIAQMLGLDSPLATGLLAVLGVDVTKRKGIATSLQRIAASIIGLLFSFGMFWLLGFHVWTIGLYVLVLYPILSRLKLKDGIVTSSVIMFHVFAEGAVTYELLLNEVALLIVGLGTATLVNVIYMPREDKQLQQYRLEVEERFSIIFRELAHHLRDVTYIWSGQELLECDELLLKAREAAKRKADNSFVNVIGGEWGVYFYMRQRQLDAIGRMAQLVARVYQTLPHGELLASVFEGLSEDVKVAHYTGRTERKLLELEQQFKQMSLPVTREEFEVRACLLQLAEELKDYLAVARREKRPVGAAGGRS, from the coding sequence ATGGGAATACGGGTGATCAAAACAGCGATAGCTGTCATGCTATCGATCTATATCGCACAAATGCTCGGTCTCGACTCGCCGCTGGCTACCGGCCTCTTGGCGGTGCTTGGCGTCGATGTGACGAAGCGCAAAGGAATCGCGACCTCGCTGCAGCGCATCGCGGCTTCGATCATTGGCCTCTTGTTCAGCTTCGGCATGTTCTGGCTGCTCGGCTTCCACGTATGGACGATCGGCCTCTACGTATTGGTGCTGTACCCGATTCTGAGCAGACTGAAGCTGAAGGACGGCATCGTCACGAGCTCTGTCATTATGTTCCATGTATTCGCTGAGGGAGCGGTGACCTACGAGCTGCTCTTGAATGAGGTGGCGCTGCTCATCGTCGGACTCGGAACGGCTACGCTCGTGAACGTCATCTATATGCCCAGAGAGGACAAGCAGCTGCAGCAATACCGGCTCGAGGTCGAGGAGCGCTTCTCGATCATATTCCGGGAGCTCGCGCATCATCTAAGGGATGTGACCTACATCTGGAGCGGGCAGGAGCTGCTCGAATGCGATGAGCTGCTGCTGAAGGCGCGAGAGGCGGCTAAGCGCAAGGCGGATAACAGCTTCGTGAACGTGATCGGTGGGGAGTGGGGCGTCTACTTCTATATGAGGCAACGACAGCTGGATGCGATCGGGCGCATGGCGCAGCTCGTCGCTAGGGTGTATCAGACGCTGCCGCACGGCGAGCTGCTCGCTTCGGTGTTTGAGGGTCTGAGCGAGGACGTGAAGGTTGCGCATTACACGGGGCGAACGGAGCGCAAGCTGCTGGAGCTCGAGCAGCAATTCAAGCAGATGAGTCTGCCTGTGACTCGGGAGGAGTTCGAGGTGCGGGCTTGTCTGCTCCAGCTGGCGGAGGAGCTTAAGGATTACTTGGCTGTCGCAAGGCGGGAGAAGCGTCCGGTCGGCGCTGCCGGAGGGCGCTCCTGA
- a CDS encoding outer spore coat protein CotE: MSLDKDLQVREIYTKAVCGKGRKFSQVTNTVTPPHAPTSILGAWIINNQYDAVKSGENVEVVGTYDINIWYSYDRNTKTDVAKQTVSYCEVVPLHYVDKRHKPSTAEVTAVATQEPNCVEASISSSGDTVLIRVEREYKVEMLAETKVCVVVSPHGCDDFEDKHVDFGTDDGEFEDLDPDLLDDDLD, translated from the coding sequence ATGTCATTAGATAAAGACTTGCAAGTCAGAGAGATCTATACGAAGGCTGTCTGCGGCAAAGGACGTAAATTCTCGCAAGTAACCAACACGGTCACTCCGCCTCATGCTCCAACCAGCATATTGGGTGCTTGGATCATCAACAACCAATACGACGCGGTGAAGTCAGGGGAGAACGTGGAAGTGGTGGGTACTTACGACATCAACATCTGGTATTCCTACGACCGGAATACGAAGACGGATGTGGCGAAGCAAACGGTCTCCTATTGTGAGGTAGTGCCGCTGCATTATGTTGACAAACGGCATAAGCCGTCGACAGCTGAAGTGACAGCTGTTGCGACCCAGGAGCCGAATTGCGTGGAAGCGAGCATTTCTTCCAGCGGTGACACGGTGCTCATTCGCGTAGAACGCGAATACAAGGTCGAAATGCTCGCAGAGACGAAGGTTTGCGTGGTGGTAAGCCCTCATGGCTGCGATGATTTCGAAGACAAACATGTAGACTTCGGCACAGACGATGGCGAATTCGAGGATCTTGATCCGGATTTGCTCGACGACGATCTGGATTAA
- a CDS encoding putative amidoligase domain-containing protein → MRAYLLHSREPGLAPLLELLQIEHGTRLPSTDREERRIIYWGSYHPDKGDSESLQPVKSIVAALKPKRVAELLSLQGIDCRLEGEDASPGERWTHDYRVPVFHLQPLAVFHRSSGVFYSEGSLQVAGRRTGGVGVGSIGSGGGGAAVPMALSRETEYVELGTEQPGYYAMRAMREAVKTLYALGLDYGVVHVRVLASGALCVRSVEAIPELTPRLAKLFADAMNSYDKWLERTSTSAKRPVMLGADPEFLLVTDRGKVRFASQFVGKDGPFGCDAIMLPSRRKIFPLAELRPAPSTDVRRLIVHLHHTMQLAAKQITDTSLRWVAGGMPVRGFPLGGHIHFSGVELDVALLRALDNYIALPLTLLEDERTAGRKPQYGFLGDFRRQRHGGFEYRVLPSWLVSPGVAKGVLALAKLVGEHYRQLKARPLAESDVLKAYYRSDKSRIRPLLPSLWRDLERLPSYKEYESYLLPLRRMMLQQRAWNELDDIRPKWKITPPS, encoded by the coding sequence ATGCGCGCTTATCTGCTTCATTCCCGCGAGCCTGGACTCGCGCCGCTGCTCGAGCTGCTGCAGATCGAGCACGGGACAAGGCTGCCCTCCACAGATCGGGAGGAGCGGCGCATCATCTATTGGGGCAGCTATCATCCAGATAAGGGAGACTCTGAGTCGCTGCAGCCGGTCAAGTCAATCGTCGCCGCGCTGAAGCCGAAGCGGGTGGCCGAGCTGCTGAGCCTGCAAGGCATCGACTGCCGTCTCGAAGGGGAGGACGCTTCACCGGGAGAACGCTGGACGCACGATTACCGGGTGCCAGTATTCCATCTGCAGCCGCTTGCTGTGTTTCACCGCTCGTCAGGTGTGTTCTATTCAGAGGGCAGCCTACAGGTGGCAGGTCGGCGGACAGGCGGTGTCGGTGTCGGTAGCATTGGTAGTGGCGGTGGCGGTGCTGCGGTGCCGATGGCGCTAAGCCGTGAGACCGAATATGTCGAGCTTGGCACGGAGCAGCCTGGCTACTATGCGATGCGCGCGATGCGCGAGGCGGTCAAGACGCTGTACGCGCTCGGTCTTGATTATGGTGTCGTACACGTGCGCGTGCTGGCGAGCGGCGCGCTATGCGTTCGCAGCGTGGAGGCGATCCCCGAGCTGACGCCGCGACTCGCGAAGCTGTTCGCAGACGCGATGAACAGCTACGACAAGTGGCTTGAGCGCACGAGCACGAGCGCGAAGCGGCCGGTCATGCTGGGGGCCGACCCCGAATTTCTACTCGTCACAGATCGTGGCAAGGTACGCTTCGCCTCCCAGTTCGTCGGCAAGGACGGTCCGTTCGGCTGTGATGCGATTATGCTGCCGAGCCGCCGCAAAATATTCCCGCTGGCCGAGCTCCGTCCAGCGCCCAGCACCGACGTCCGCAGGCTGATCGTCCATCTTCATCATACGATGCAGCTGGCGGCCAAGCAGATTACCGACACCTCGCTGCGCTGGGTAGCGGGCGGGATGCCGGTGCGCGGCTTCCCGCTCGGCGGCCACATTCACTTCAGCGGCGTCGAGCTGGACGTAGCGCTGCTCCGTGCGCTCGATAACTACATCGCGCTGCCGCTCACGCTGCTTGAGGATGAGCGGACAGCAGGGCGCAAGCCGCAGTACGGCTTCCTCGGCGACTTCCGTCGGCAGCGTCATGGCGGCTTCGAATACCGGGTGCTGCCGAGCTGGCTCGTGTCCCCTGGTGTCGCCAAGGGGGTGCTGGCGCTGGCGAAGCTGGTCGGCGAGCATTACCGTCAGCTGAAGGCGAGGCCGCTCGCCGAATCGGACGTGCTGAAGGCGTATTACCGGAGCGACAAGAGTCGGATTCGTCCGCTTCTTCCATCGCTATGGCGGGATCTGGAGCGACTGCCGAGCTACAAGGAATATGAGTCTTATTTGCTGCCGCTGAGGCGCATGATGCTGCAGCAGCGTGCTTGGAATGAGCTGGACGACATTCGTCCGAAGTGGAAAATTACACCTCCGTCGTAA